A region from the Rosa rugosa chromosome 6, drRosRugo1.1, whole genome shotgun sequence genome encodes:
- the LOC133714603 gene encoding uncharacterized protein LOC133714603: MDPLKRRLGGNGEWKDIVDTAISMFRGDRNKKGRGSIQWKNMAGIPSQPNDKQCGYFVMRYMRDIIYDTNLGFADKWGRRANHVYCQVEIDEVRNELASYVVKNILKL, encoded by the exons ATGGATCCATTAAAAAGACGCCTTGGGGGTAACGGAGAATGGAAAGATATTGTTGACAC TGCCATATCAATGTTTAGAGGGGACCGCAACAAGAAAGGACGGGGTTCTATTCAATGGAAGAACATGGCA GGTATTCCATCACAGCCAAACGACAAACAGTGCGGCTATTTTGTGATGAGATATATGAGGGACATCATATATGATACAAACTTGGGTTTTGCAGATAAG TGGGGTAGGAGAGCCAACCATGTTTATTGTCAAGTGGAAATTGATGAAGTGCGTAATGAGCTCGCAAGTTATGTGGTGAAGAACATCCTCAAGTTGTAG
- the LOC133718698 gene encoding uncharacterized protein LOC133718698 isoform X2, whose amino-acid sequence MVRIRKNLHVSPLFFSSNVAPEDFWPHICRLNQSPWDVNPPPELEAQEDLNVYGSLKGSIGATERMNIDKVIIDVEEDSKGFGEGNEIGLKKQKICKKNDGKGWKCRKEVKEGYSFCNHHITLIRSYHNTGSNNATSNANKSFSFKKPKVTTREAPEAKAKKGSSSKSNDYIYYSLFSPWWNQNRRTIVEEQTAKNIAVENGATTSSTSVATPNQDPPSPKAGNQNQSSYVDVNEGNDDGSNKCRRKRMRKPMKAVLISS is encoded by the exons ATGGTGAGAATTCGTAAGAACCTTCATGTCTCACCGCTGTTTTTCAGCTCCAACGTAGCTCCGGAAGACTTCTGGCCACATATCTGCCGACTGAATCAATCTCCGTGGGACGTCAATCCCCCTCCAGAG TTGGAAGCTCAGGAAGATTTAAACGTGTATGGGAGCTTGAAAGGATCTATCGGAGCTACAGAAAG GATGAATATTGACAAAGTGATTATCGATGTCGAAGAGGATTCAAAAGGGTTTGGTGAAGGCAATGAAATTGGGTTAAAGAAGCAGAAGATATGTAAAAAGAACGATGGAAAAGGGTGGAAGTGTAGAAAGGAAGTGAAGGAAGGGTACTCATTTTGCAATCACCACATAACCCTTATTAGGTCTTACCATAATACTGGCAGCAACAATGCTACCAGCAATGCTAACAAGTCCTTTTCTTTCAAGAAGCCCAAGGTGACCACGAGAGAGGCTCCTGAGGCCAAGGCGAAAAAGGGCTCGTCCTCGAAGTCTAATGACTATATATACTACTCGCTTTTTAGTCCATGGTGGAATCAGAATAGAAGGACTATAGTTGAGGAACAGACCGCGAAGAATATTGCTGTTGAAAATGGTGCTACTACATCCTCTACTAGTGTAGCTACTCCAAATCAAGATCCTCCATCACCCAAGGCTGGTAATCAGAATCAATCCTCTTATGTGGATGTCAATGAAGGCAACGATGATGGGAGCAACAAATGTCGCCGAAAGAGGATGAGGAAGCCTATGAAGGCTGTCCTTATTTCCAGCTGA
- the LOC133718698 gene encoding uncharacterized protein LOC133718698 isoform X1, with product MVRIRKNLHVSPLFFSSNVAPEDFWPHICRLNQSPWDVNPPPELEAQEDLNVYGSLKGSIGATESVALPSRMNIDKVIIDVEEDSKGFGEGNEIGLKKQKICKKNDGKGWKCRKEVKEGYSFCNHHITLIRSYHNTGSNNATSNANKSFSFKKPKVTTREAPEAKAKKGSSSKSNDYIYYSLFSPWWNQNRRTIVEEQTAKNIAVENGATTSSTSVATPNQDPPSPKAGNQNQSSYVDVNEGNDDGSNKCRRKRMRKPMKAVLISS from the exons ATGGTGAGAATTCGTAAGAACCTTCATGTCTCACCGCTGTTTTTCAGCTCCAACGTAGCTCCGGAAGACTTCTGGCCACATATCTGCCGACTGAATCAATCTCCGTGGGACGTCAATCCCCCTCCAGAG TTGGAAGCTCAGGAAGATTTAAACGTGTATGGGAGCTTGAAAGGATCTATCGGAGCTACAGAAAG CGTTGCGTTGCCATCCAGGATGAATATTGACAAAGTGATTATCGATGTCGAAGAGGATTCAAAAGGGTTTGGTGAAGGCAATGAAATTGGGTTAAAGAAGCAGAAGATATGTAAAAAGAACGATGGAAAAGGGTGGAAGTGTAGAAAGGAAGTGAAGGAAGGGTACTCATTTTGCAATCACCACATAACCCTTATTAGGTCTTACCATAATACTGGCAGCAACAATGCTACCAGCAATGCTAACAAGTCCTTTTCTTTCAAGAAGCCCAAGGTGACCACGAGAGAGGCTCCTGAGGCCAAGGCGAAAAAGGGCTCGTCCTCGAAGTCTAATGACTATATATACTACTCGCTTTTTAGTCCATGGTGGAATCAGAATAGAAGGACTATAGTTGAGGAACAGACCGCGAAGAATATTGCTGTTGAAAATGGTGCTACTACATCCTCTACTAGTGTAGCTACTCCAAATCAAGATCCTCCATCACCCAAGGCTGGTAATCAGAATCAATCCTCTTATGTGGATGTCAATGAAGGCAACGATGATGGGAGCAACAAATGTCGCCGAAAGAGGATGAGGAAGCCTATGAAGGCTGTCCTTATTTCCAGCTGA